From a single Streptomyces misionensis genomic region:
- a CDS encoding MFS transporter, which yields MSQTTAAAGGLTAPAPIGARLDRMPITPLHRRLTAVIGVGLFFDTFENNLSGTIGKVLQTDFGFGTTSLKLVLASAFVGQFIGSLTLGRIADRFGRRRAFLVNLAIYSACSLLGAFSPNAAWLIVTRFLAGLGIGAEQALSDCYLADVLPANKRGRFIAWAYTLAFCGVPAVGFAALWLVPLSPLGVAGWRWLFVLGALGSAAVWVLRRQLIESPRWLAAAGRTEEADRLVARLEAEAAGRGLPLAPPAPQAETPVAHTRLRDVFKPGLLRRTLVLWVFCILSVVGYYGFGTLAPQIVAAKGYGVVAGLGFTALSFLGYPVGSALALPVVDRMERRTLVAVSAAAMVAAGLGFAYAGSAELIVLSGFAYTLFSNVFSSVSHVYLAEQYPTEIRATAAGAAYSLSKLSAGALPFVLLPVLDTHGPGALFAVIAAAMAVLAVTVLALGERTTGVSLK from the coding sequence TGCACCGCAGACTCACCGCGGTCATCGGCGTCGGCCTGTTCTTCGACACCTTCGAGAACAACCTGTCCGGCACCATCGGCAAGGTGCTCCAGACCGACTTCGGCTTCGGCACGACCTCGCTCAAGCTCGTCCTGGCCTCCGCGTTCGTGGGCCAGTTCATCGGTTCCCTGACGCTCGGCCGGATCGCGGACCGATTCGGCCGGCGTCGGGCCTTCCTGGTCAACCTCGCCATCTACTCGGCCTGTTCGCTGCTCGGCGCCTTCTCCCCGAACGCCGCCTGGCTGATCGTCACCCGGTTCCTCGCCGGTCTCGGCATCGGCGCCGAGCAGGCCCTGTCCGACTGCTACCTGGCCGACGTGCTGCCCGCGAACAAGCGCGGCCGGTTCATCGCCTGGGCGTACACCCTCGCCTTCTGCGGGGTGCCCGCGGTCGGCTTCGCCGCGCTGTGGCTGGTGCCGCTGTCCCCGCTCGGGGTGGCCGGCTGGCGCTGGCTGTTCGTGCTCGGCGCGCTCGGCTCGGCCGCCGTCTGGGTGCTGCGCCGCCAGCTGATCGAGTCCCCGCGCTGGCTCGCCGCCGCCGGCCGCACCGAGGAGGCCGACCGCCTGGTGGCCCGCCTGGAGGCCGAGGCGGCCGGGCGCGGGCTGCCCCTGGCGCCGCCCGCCCCGCAGGCCGAGACCCCCGTCGCGCACACCCGGCTGCGCGACGTCTTCAAACCCGGGCTGCTGCGCCGCACCCTCGTGCTGTGGGTGTTCTGCATCCTGTCCGTGGTCGGCTACTACGGCTTCGGCACCCTCGCCCCGCAGATCGTCGCCGCCAAGGGCTACGGCGTCGTCGCGGGCCTCGGCTTCACCGCGCTGTCCTTCCTCGGCTACCCGGTCGGCTCCGCCCTCGCCCTGCCGGTCGTGGACCGCATGGAGCGCCGCACCCTGGTGGCCGTGTCCGCCGCCGCGATGGTGGCCGCGGGCCTCGGCTTCGCCTACGCGGGCTCCGCGGAACTCATCGTGCTCAGCGGGTTCGCGTACACGCTGTTCAGCAACGTGTTCTCCAGCGTCTCCCATGTCTACCTCGCCGAGCAGTACCCGACGGAGATCCGGGCCACGGCCGCGGGCGCGGCCTACTCGCTGTCCAAACTCAGCGCCGGAGCGCTGCCGTTCGTGCTGCTGCCGGTCCTCGACACCCACGGACCGGGTGCCCTGTTCGCCGTCATCGCCGCGGCCATGGCCGTCCTCGCCGTCACCGTGCTGGCCCTCGGCGAGCGCACCACCGGTGTGTCCCTGAAGTGA
- the fdxA gene encoding ferredoxin gives MAYVIGLPCVDIKDRSCVDECPVDCIYEGRRALYIHPEECVDCGACEPVCPVDAIYFQDDLPEEWGDDHAASNADFFAALGSPGGGSAIGPQDHDSPLVSGLPKGVSA, from the coding sequence ATGGCCTACGTCATAGGACTGCCCTGCGTCGACATCAAGGACCGCTCCTGCGTCGACGAATGCCCCGTGGACTGCATCTACGAGGGCCGCCGCGCCCTGTACATCCACCCGGAGGAATGCGTGGACTGCGGCGCCTGCGAACCGGTCTGCCCGGTCGACGCCATCTACTTCCAGGACGACCTGCCCGAGGAGTGGGGCGACGACCACGCCGCCTCCAACGCCGACTTCTTCGCCGCCCTCGGCTCGCCCGGCGGCGGCAGCGCCATCGGTCCCCAGGACCACGACTCCCCGCTGGTCAGCGGCCTGCCGAAGGGAGTGTCGGCATGA
- the fabI gene encoding enoyl-ACP reductase FabI gives MSGILAGKRILVTGVVTDSSIAFHAARIAQEEGAEVILTGFGRLSLIERFAQKLPKPAPVLELDVTDQDHLDTLAERVGVHADALDGVVHSIAYGPQGAFSFLDGTWDDVSTAVHVSAYSLKSLTTACLPLLKKRGGSVVGLTFDAAVAWPHYDWMGVAKAALESTSRYLARDLGGFGIRCNLVAAGPLRSMAAKSIPGFGELADVWTTDRAPAGWDLTDPDPAARGVVALLSDFFPRTTGEIVHVDGGVHMTGA, from the coding sequence ATGAGCGGCATCCTCGCCGGCAAGCGGATCCTGGTCACCGGCGTCGTCACGGACTCCTCCATCGCCTTCCACGCGGCCCGGATCGCGCAGGAGGAGGGCGCCGAGGTGATCCTCACCGGCTTCGGGCGGCTCTCCCTGATCGAGCGGTTCGCGCAGAAGCTGCCCAAGCCCGCCCCCGTGCTCGAACTGGACGTCACCGACCAGGACCACCTGGACACCCTCGCCGAGCGGGTCGGCGTCCACGCCGACGCCCTCGACGGCGTGGTGCACTCCATCGCCTACGGCCCCCAGGGCGCCTTCTCCTTCCTCGACGGCACCTGGGACGACGTGTCGACGGCCGTGCACGTCTCGGCGTACTCCCTCAAGTCCCTGACCACGGCCTGCCTGCCGCTGCTGAAGAAGCGCGGCGGTTCGGTCGTCGGCCTCACCTTCGACGCGGCCGTGGCCTGGCCGCACTACGACTGGATGGGCGTCGCCAAGGCCGCCCTGGAGTCCACCAGCCGCTATCTCGCCCGCGACCTCGGCGGGTTCGGCATCCGCTGCAACCTGGTCGCGGCCGGGCCGCTGCGCTCCATGGCCGCCAAGTCCATCCCCGGCTTCGGCGAGCTGGCCGACGTCTGGACCACCGACCGGGCCCCGGCCGGCTGGGACCTCACCGACCCCGACCCGGCCGCCCGCGGGGTCGTCGCCCTGCTGTCGGACTTCTTCCCGCGCACCACGGGCGAGATCGTCCACGTGGACGGCGGGGTGCACATGACCGGCGCCTGA
- the serS gene encoding serine--tRNA ligase: MHDPNELIDAGQDAVRRLARRRYDLDLAAVSGAVGARSAANAEVTRLRTELNRTAKARRSGPPSEAEKEAARALRAEVQRAEAVARTAAGELTELLLGIPNLPLDGVPDGDSEKEAVEVRRGGPAPRPAAGARHHAEIGEALGILDAPAAAKLSGARFSVAHGAGARLERALADFFLDLHTREHGYTEQSVPFLVGRDTMTGTGQLPKFEEDLFRTQVGERELFLIPTAEVPLTNLVAGELLDARALPYAFTARTPCFRAEAGAYGRDTRGVLRLHQFEKVELVRVCAPEQAQEQLELMVGHAEECLRRLELSFRTVLLPAGDMGFSARMTYDIEVWLPGGDAFREISSVSDCGTFQARRADIRVKRADGRKTPAATLNGSALPIGRTVAALLEQGVQDDGSVLLPQALVPYTGFRRILPGGATE, encoded by the coding sequence ATGCACGATCCCAATGAGCTGATCGACGCCGGCCAGGACGCCGTCCGGCGCCTGGCCCGCCGCCGTTACGACCTCGACCTGGCGGCCGTCTCCGGCGCGGTCGGTGCCCGTTCGGCCGCCAACGCGGAGGTGACCCGGCTGCGCACGGAGCTGAACCGGACGGCGAAGGCCCGCCGTTCGGGCCCGCCCAGCGAGGCCGAGAAGGAGGCGGCCCGGGCGCTGCGGGCCGAGGTGCAGCGGGCGGAGGCCGTCGCCCGGACGGCCGCGGGCGAGCTGACCGAGCTGCTGCTCGGGATACCCAACCTGCCGCTGGACGGCGTCCCGGACGGCGACTCGGAGAAGGAGGCCGTGGAGGTGCGGCGGGGCGGCCCCGCGCCGCGTCCGGCCGCCGGGGCCCGGCACCACGCGGAGATCGGCGAGGCCCTCGGCATCCTGGACGCGCCCGCCGCGGCGAAGCTGTCCGGTGCCCGGTTCAGCGTGGCGCACGGCGCCGGGGCCCGCCTGGAGCGCGCCCTCGCCGACTTCTTCCTCGATCTGCACACCCGGGAGCACGGCTACACCGAGCAGTCGGTGCCGTTCCTGGTCGGCCGGGACACCATGACCGGCACCGGCCAGCTGCCCAAGTTCGAGGAGGACCTGTTCCGCACCCAGGTGGGCGAGCGGGAGCTGTTCCTGATCCCGACCGCCGAGGTGCCCCTGACCAATCTGGTGGCCGGCGAGCTGCTGGACGCGCGGGCCCTGCCGTACGCGTTCACCGCCCGCACCCCCTGCTTCCGCGCGGAGGCGGGGGCGTACGGCCGCGACACCCGGGGCGTGCTGCGGCTGCACCAGTTCGAGAAGGTGGAGCTGGTGCGCGTCTGCGCCCCGGAACAGGCCCAGGAGCAACTGGAGTTGATGGTCGGGCATGCGGAGGAGTGCCTGCGCAGGCTCGAACTGTCCTTCCGTACGGTGCTGTTGCCCGCGGGCGACATGGGCTTCTCGGCGCGGATGACGTACGACATCGAGGTGTGGCTGCCGGGCGGCGACGCCTTCCGGGAGATCTCCTCGGTCTCCGACTGCGGCACCTTCCAGGCGCGCCGCGCGGACATCCGGGTCAAGCGGGCCGACGGCCGCAAGACGCCGGCCGCGACGCTCAACGGTTCGGCGCTGCCGATCGGGCGGACCGTGGCCGCGCTGCTGGAGCAGGGCGTGCAGGACGACGGTTCGGTGCTGCTGCCGCAGGCGCTGGTGCCGTACACCGGGTTCCGGCGGATCCTGCCGGGTGGCGCGACCGAGTGA
- a CDS encoding APC family permease has translation MSTSGSPPVPGRLGTAHILFLIVAAAAPLSAMVGTVPLAFAFGDGAGVPAAFLFAGVTLLCFSAGYAVSARRTGGSGGFYASVADGLGRPPAVAAGYLALLSYNCATIGLAGALGYFTRLVLAAHGLTVPWEWCAAVGLLLTAVLGYREIALSARVLALLMLGEIGVLAALDVAILVRHGVHALPAASFSPHTAMGPGVGVSLMFAFVSFIGFESAALYGKEARDPKRSVPRATYAAAALIAGFYALTSWLAVGAIGQDRVREVAGKQMGDLFFGLGDDFLGTAGSTMLQVLLCTSLFAATLALHSAANRYAQVLAADGLLPHPLAAEHTRHRSPHRASVAQSVVTALVLAGFALAGLDPYADLTTSMLGLGTLGIVSLQALAALSVLGLRLRAGRGHWWRETLAPLLGFAGLAASVWLVVGNFDMLTGSPSEVIAALPWLLPLVALGGLVYALRLRTAHPLRYRLLGTRHTAAGPLTAPSPAPSGDRHARSQ, from the coding sequence ATGTCCACCAGTGGCTCGCCGCCCGTCCCGGGGCGGCTCGGTACCGCGCACATCCTCTTTCTGATCGTCGCCGCGGCGGCGCCGTTGTCCGCCATGGTCGGCACGGTCCCGCTCGCGTTCGCCTTCGGCGACGGGGCCGGGGTGCCGGCCGCGTTCCTGTTCGCCGGGGTGACGCTGCTGTGCTTCTCGGCCGGGTACGCGGTCAGCGCGCGCCGCACCGGAGGGTCCGGCGGTTTCTACGCGTCCGTGGCCGACGGGCTCGGGCGGCCGCCCGCGGTCGCGGCCGGGTATCTGGCCCTGCTGTCCTACAACTGCGCGACCATCGGACTGGCCGGCGCGCTCGGCTACTTCACCCGGCTGGTGCTGGCCGCCCACGGCCTGACCGTGCCGTGGGAGTGGTGCGCGGCGGTCGGGCTGCTGCTGACCGCGGTGCTCGGCTACCGCGAGATCGCGCTCAGCGCCCGGGTGCTGGCCCTGCTGATGCTGGGCGAGATCGGGGTGCTGGCGGCGCTGGACGTGGCGATCCTCGTCCGGCACGGGGTGCACGCGCTGCCCGCCGCCTCGTTCTCCCCGCACACGGCCATGGGCCCGGGCGTCGGCGTCTCGCTGATGTTCGCGTTCGTGTCCTTCATCGGGTTCGAGTCGGCGGCGCTGTACGGCAAGGAGGCCCGCGACCCGAAGCGCAGCGTGCCCCGGGCCACGTACGCGGCCGCCGCGCTGATCGCCGGTTTCTACGCGCTGACCAGCTGGCTGGCGGTGGGCGCGATCGGCCAGGACCGGGTGCGGGAGGTCGCGGGCAAGCAGATGGGCGACCTGTTCTTCGGGCTCGGCGACGACTTCCTGGGCACCGCGGGCAGCACCATGCTCCAGGTCCTGCTGTGCACCAGCCTGTTCGCGGCGACGCTGGCGCTGCACAGCGCCGCCAACCGCTACGCCCAGGTGCTCGCGGCGGACGGGCTGCTGCCGCACCCGCTGGCCGCCGAGCACACCCGGCACCGCTCCCCGCACCGGGCGAGCGTCGCGCAGAGCGTGGTGACCGCGCTGGTGCTGGCCGGGTTCGCGCTCGCGGGCCTGGACCCGTACGCCGACCTGACCACCAGCATGCTGGGTCTCGGCACCCTGGGCATCGTCTCGTTGCAGGCGCTGGCCGCGCTGTCGGTGCTCGGGCTGCGGCTGCGCGCCGGCCGGGGGCACTGGTGGCGGGAGACCCTCGCCCCGCTGCTGGGCTTCGCCGGGCTCGCCGCCTCCGTCTGGCTGGTGGTCGGCAACTTCGACATGCTCACCGGCTCCCCCTCCGAGGTGATCGCCGCACTGCCCTGGCTGCTGCCGCTGGTGGCGCTCGGCGGCCTGGTGTACGCGCTGCGGCTGCGCACCGCGCACCCGCTGCGCTACCGGCTGCTCGGCACCCGGCACACCGCCGCCGGACCGCTCACCGCCCCCTCCCCCGCCCCGTCAGGAGACCGCCATGCACGATCCCAATGA
- a CDS encoding beta-ketoacyl-[acyl-carrier-protein] synthase family protein has product MAGMDIAVTGLGLVTPGGIGVGPSWAAVCDGRPAAALDPVLADNPVQISCRVPGFDPETLLSARRAHRLDRFVQFALVAAHEAVADAGLDPQTWDGARVGVVLGCADGGPGTVEEQHHVLREQGADRVSPLLLPMQLPNMLAGQTAIEFGATGPNLVVATACASGATAIGTARDLLALGRCDIVLAGGSEAMITPLVMAGFAQMGALSKRHDEPARASRPFDVDRDGFVAGEGAGILVMERVADARARGAHVHGRIIGYGATADAHHMTSPHPDGAGIEAAVRAALADAGADPDDVQHVNAHGTSTPLNDLSEARMIQRTLRGDPVVTSTKGVTGHLLGAAGAVEAAFAVLSVEHEVIPPTANLVMPDPRMEIKLAQSLIEMPVDLALSNSLGFGGQNTALAIAPA; this is encoded by the coding sequence ATGGCCGGGATGGACATCGCCGTCACCGGGCTCGGTCTGGTCACCCCCGGCGGGATCGGGGTCGGGCCGAGCTGGGCGGCGGTCTGCGACGGCAGGCCGGCCGCGGCCCTCGATCCGGTGCTGGCCGACAACCCCGTACAGATCTCCTGCCGGGTGCCCGGCTTCGACCCCGAGACCCTGCTCAGCGCGCGGCGGGCCCACCGCCTCGACAGGTTCGTGCAGTTCGCGCTGGTCGCCGCGCACGAGGCGGTGGCCGACGCGGGCCTGGACCCGCAGACCTGGGACGGCGCGCGGGTGGGCGTGGTCCTCGGTTGCGCCGACGGCGGTCCGGGCACGGTCGAGGAACAGCACCATGTGCTGCGCGAGCAGGGCGCCGACCGTGTGTCGCCGCTGCTGCTGCCGATGCAGCTGCCGAACATGCTGGCCGGTCAGACGGCCATCGAGTTCGGGGCGACCGGACCCAATCTGGTGGTGGCCACCGCGTGCGCGTCCGGCGCGACGGCCATCGGCACCGCCCGGGACCTGCTGGCCCTCGGCCGCTGCGACATCGTGCTCGCGGGTGGCAGCGAGGCCATGATCACCCCCCTGGTCATGGCCGGGTTCGCCCAGATGGGCGCGCTGTCGAAGCGGCACGACGAACCGGCCCGCGCGTCCCGCCCGTTCGATGTCGACCGGGACGGGTTCGTGGCCGGCGAGGGCGCCGGAATCCTGGTGATGGAGCGTGTCGCGGACGCGCGTGCCCGTGGTGCGCACGTCCACGGGCGGATCATCGGGTACGGCGCGACGGCCGACGCCCACCACATGACGTCGCCGCATCCCGACGGCGCCGGCATCGAGGCGGCGGTCCGCGCGGCGCTCGCCGACGCGGGGGCCGATCCGGACGACGTGCAGCACGTGAACGCGCACGGCACGTCGACCCCGCTCAACGATCTGTCCGAGGCCCGGATGATCCAGCGGACCCTGCGCGGGGATCCGGTGGTGACGTCCACGAAGGGGGTCACCGGGCACCTGCTCGGCGCGGCGGGAGCGGTGGAGGCCGCGTTCGCCGTGCTCAGCGTGGAGCACGAAGTCATCCCGCCCACGGCCAACCTGGTGATGCCGGACCCCCGGATGGAGATCAAGTTGGCCCAGTCCCTCATCGAGATGCCGGTCGACCTTGCGCTGAGCAATTCGCTGGGTTTCGGCGGCCAGAACACCGCGTTGGCCATCGCACCGGCGTAA
- a CDS encoding phosphopantetheine-binding protein: MLEQLKEILSNKLKVSPEAITPDATREDIELDSLAVVELSLLLKSELDLDVSDDDLLEAETVADMVRLMEERSAKV, from the coding sequence ATGCTGGAGCAGCTCAAGGAAATCCTGTCCAACAAGCTCAAGGTGTCGCCCGAGGCCATCACCCCCGACGCCACCCGGGAGGACATCGAGCTGGATTCGCTGGCCGTGGTGGAGCTGTCGCTGCTGCTGAAGTCCGAGCTGGACCTGGACGTCAGCGACGACGACCTCCTGGAGGCCGAGACCGTGGCCGACATGGTCCGGCTCATGGAGGAGCGGAGCGCGAAGGTCTGA
- a CDS encoding beta-ketoacyl-ACP synthase III, protein MSTGRAAVVTGIGSYVPPNLVTNDDLSQRLDTSDAWIRSRTGIAGRYVITPGTSTGDLAVEAGLRALKSAGDEQVGAVVLATTTPDQPCPATAPQVAARLGLGQVPAFDVAAVCSGFLYGLASAAGLIAARVADSVLLIAADAFTTIINPEDRTTAVIFADGAGAVVLRAGSPDEPGAIGPLVLGSDGELSHLIEVPAGGSRQRSSGRPAAPEDHYFQMLGRDTYRHAVEHMTSTSTEAAERAGWRLDDVDRFVAHQANARILEAVSDRLGIPAERRLSNIERVGNTGAASIPLLLAEATAEGRLAAGHRVLLTAFGGGLSWGAATVVWPELQTI, encoded by the coding sequence ATGAGCACCGGGCGGGCCGCCGTCGTCACCGGGATCGGATCGTACGTCCCGCCCAACCTCGTCACCAACGACGACCTGTCGCAGCGCCTGGACACCTCCGACGCCTGGATCCGCAGCCGTACCGGCATCGCCGGACGGTACGTGATCACCCCCGGCACCTCCACCGGCGACCTGGCGGTGGAGGCGGGCCTGAGGGCGCTGAAGTCGGCGGGCGACGAGCAGGTGGGCGCGGTGGTGCTGGCCACCACCACCCCGGACCAGCCGTGCCCGGCGACCGCTCCGCAGGTGGCCGCGCGGCTGGGGCTCGGACAGGTGCCCGCCTTCGACGTGGCGGCCGTCTGCTCCGGGTTCCTGTACGGCCTCGCGTCCGCCGCCGGGCTGATCGCGGCCCGGGTCGCCGACAGCGTGCTGCTGATCGCCGCCGACGCCTTCACCACGATCATCAACCCGGAGGACCGCACCACCGCGGTGATCTTCGCCGACGGTGCGGGCGCGGTGGTGCTGCGGGCCGGTTCGCCGGACGAGCCCGGCGCGATCGGACCGCTGGTGCTCGGCAGCGACGGCGAGCTGAGCCATCTGATCGAGGTACCGGCGGGCGGCTCTCGGCAGCGCTCGTCGGGCCGCCCGGCCGCCCCGGAGGACCACTACTTCCAGATGCTCGGCCGGGACACCTACCGGCACGCGGTGGAGCACATGACCAGCACGTCCACCGAGGCCGCCGAGCGGGCCGGCTGGCGTCTGGACGACGTCGACCGGTTCGTGGCCCACCAGGCCAACGCCCGGATCCTGGAGGCCGTCTCGGACCGGCTGGGCATTCCGGCGGAGCGGCGCCTCAGCAACATCGAGCGGGTCGGCAACACCGGGGCCGCGTCGATCCCGCTGCTGCTCGCCGAGGCCACCGCCGAGGGCCGGCTCGCCGCCGGACACCGGGTGCTGCTCACCGCCTTCGGCGGCGGGCTCTCCTGGGGCGCGGCCACCGTCGTCTGGCCCGAGCTGCAAACCATCTGA
- a CDS encoding VlmB-like protein produces the protein MTAPVAPEADWDKAPGLLDGAKELTLGPEECDLAYWFTSVAQGTLRDRGATGHHVNAVTPDFLKAPGPLRDALILEFGFRALSEELATRLLGHYVTIAPGIPEMEFYATQLIDEARHARVFRQHLVDLGIPQTTLLKDIEEMARDYRKRVLDPVVDFTLDIVRDKADFPGGVGVFAIIIEGVLAPAAELSERKWTPLSPATGEISRGTAIDEIRHLTVASTILRDHVIRHPEYTPRLLEILRSGVKLWDEIPDREFVIHREELFQEGMFAHADLIGDYEVWPGVRLLDTTAEQRYDMAERWTDEMAEVRMEYMGLPVEVLSSEAGA, from the coding sequence ATGACCGCACCCGTTGCCCCCGAGGCGGACTGGGACAAGGCACCCGGTCTGCTGGACGGCGCGAAGGAACTCACCCTCGGTCCCGAGGAGTGCGACCTCGCGTACTGGTTCACCTCCGTCGCCCAGGGCACCCTGCGCGACCGGGGTGCCACCGGCCACCACGTGAACGCCGTCACCCCCGACTTCCTGAAGGCCCCCGGCCCGCTGCGCGACGCGCTGATCCTGGAGTTCGGCTTCCGGGCCCTCTCCGAGGAACTGGCCACCCGGCTGCTCGGCCACTACGTGACCATCGCACCCGGCATCCCCGAGATGGAGTTCTACGCCACCCAGCTGATCGACGAGGCGCGGCACGCCCGCGTCTTCCGCCAGCACCTGGTGGACCTGGGCATCCCGCAGACCACCCTGCTGAAGGACATCGAGGAGATGGCCCGGGACTACCGCAAGCGGGTCCTGGACCCGGTGGTGGACTTCACCCTGGACATCGTCCGCGACAAGGCCGACTTCCCCGGCGGCGTCGGCGTGTTCGCCATCATCATCGAGGGCGTCCTCGCCCCCGCCGCCGAACTCAGCGAGCGCAAGTGGACCCCGCTGTCCCCGGCGACCGGCGAGATCTCCCGGGGCACCGCCATCGACGAGATCCGCCACCTCACCGTCGCCAGCACCATCCTGCGCGACCACGTGATCCGGCACCCGGAGTACACCCCGCGGCTGCTGGAGATCCTGCGCTCGGGCGTGAAGCTGTGGGACGAGATCCCGGACCGGGAGTTCGTCATCCACCGCGAGGAGCTGTTCCAGGAAGGCATGTTCGCGCACGCCGACCTGATCGGCGACTACGAGGTGTGGCCCGGTGTCCGGCTCCTCGACACCACCGCCGAGCAGCGCTACGACATGGCCGAGCGGTGGACCGACGAGATGGCCGAGGTCCGCATGGAGTACATGGGCCTGCCCGTCGAGGTCCTCTCCTCGGAGGCCGGCGCATGA
- a CDS encoding flavin reductase family protein produces the protein MTTAATPVRRAVRQDPAERRRALYHLASPVSVLTTGPEERMHGTTASTVTLVSRSPLLVGVVLRAGSSFARLAAREGRFAINVLGGEQADVARRFADSSRPDGSAAFAGLAWTTDRYAQAPLIAGALAHYVCRFHSAHAAGDSELLLGHVVRATADEGLPLFSYTGGLYAGSLRPAKETAAS, from the coding sequence ATGACCACCGCCGCGACCCCGGTGCGCCGGGCGGTGCGTCAGGACCCGGCCGAACGCCGGCGGGCCCTGTACCACCTGGCCTCCCCGGTGTCCGTGCTGACCACGGGCCCCGAGGAACGGATGCACGGCACCACCGCGAGCACCGTCACCCTGGTGTCGCGCTCGCCCCTGCTGGTCGGGGTGGTGCTGCGGGCGGGCTCGTCCTTCGCCCGGCTCGCCGCCCGCGAGGGCCGGTTCGCGATCAATGTGCTCGGCGGTGAACAGGCCGACGTGGCACGGCGGTTCGCGGACAGCTCGCGGCCCGACGGCAGCGCGGCCTTCGCCGGCCTCGCCTGGACCACCGACCGGTACGCCCAGGCCCCGCTGATCGCGGGCGCGCTCGCCCACTACGTCTGCCGGTTCCACTCCGCGCACGCCGCGGGCGACAGCGAGCTGCTGCTCGGCCATGTCGTCCGGGCCACCGCGGACGAGGGCCTGCCGCTGTTCAGCTACACCGGCGGGCTGTACGCCGGTTCCCTGCGTCCGGCGAAGGAGACCGCCGCATCATGA
- a CDS encoding type II toxin-antitoxin system RatA family toxin: protein MRHVELEAHIPAEQAEEVLHAVRRWEKYPDLAPHVNATTVHASYPDPKASSSWELHFRSGLLRWTEDDTVLPEAGEIRFEQSDGDFDSFTGVWSVRQDGADVTVRFDADFDFGIPSLEGILDPIAERVIKETVAWALTGLYPSVRVQGGIELNTPATVGA from the coding sequence GTGCGGCACGTCGAACTCGAAGCCCACATACCCGCGGAGCAGGCCGAGGAGGTCCTGCACGCCGTACGGCGCTGGGAGAAGTACCCGGACCTGGCGCCGCACGTGAACGCCACCACCGTGCACGCCTCCTACCCCGACCCCAAGGCCTCCTCCAGCTGGGAGCTGCACTTCCGCAGCGGACTGCTGCGCTGGACCGAGGACGACACCGTGCTGCCCGAGGCGGGCGAGATCCGCTTCGAGCAGTCCGACGGCGACTTCGACTCCTTCACCGGTGTCTGGTCGGTCCGGCAGGACGGCGCGGACGTCACCGTCCGCTTCGACGCCGACTTCGACTTCGGCATCCCGAGCCTGGAGGGCATCCTCGACCCGATCGCCGAGCGGGTCATCAAGGAGACGGTCGCCTGGGCGCTGACCGGCCTGTACCCGTCGGTGCGCGTCCAGGGCGGCATCGAACTGAACACGCCGGCCACGGTCGGCGCGTAA